A single region of the Halorussus gelatinilyticus genome encodes:
- a CDS encoding amino acid permease: protein MTDQELARDLGFLEAYTIGLGTMIGAGIFVLPSIAARAAGPASMISFAIGGLVSLLAALSLSELATGMPKAGGSYYYVNRSLGSFFGSIVGWGMWAGLMFASAFYMLGFGQYLTYFVPMGATGVAIAALVMAAVLTGVNYYGVKETGTLQNVIVLALVGLIIVFIVFGVLSVDTEMLTPFLPPEGWPAVAATAGTIYVSFIGFEVIATSAEEIKNPSRNLPLSMIAAVVTPTLMYVLVMFVSTGTLPIDTLADLNIPVAVVAETVMRPFGRIEIGPISFSMAEAGAFTMVVGAMLATVSSANASILSAARVNFAMGRDKILTNWLNQVHDRFRTPYRAIVATGAVILVLIASGVPIGTLAEVASFSYLITYSLVHVAVVVMRRADPDDYDPAFEIPSILYPIVPIVGFLACIAILLQMSWIVQAVGVAIVLVGVVWYFAYARHRAITDGLVGEAIAAEPTAAADGKGNYRVVVPVANPDTERDLLRLAAANAHAHEDEQAEIIAVNVIQVPQQTSLSQDVEFEEERVQRQQELLDAAQDIAADLDIGIRTRAIVGRDVGDVVLDVVEDERADHVLMGWKGTRSAREHILGSNIDQIVKYAPCKVTLAKLATTERVDTVEDVVALAGEGPHAPVAASHGAELVDTAQGAGSLTLLNAQRPDDDADPQELGEAVIEDVARRAGIEYVDYESRVVVGEDIEEVLLDAVAAYDTVCVGATRSGSVSQALFGSIPEKIGEEVDATVVMVRGQKETARSVRQGIIDRLSG from the coding sequence ATGACCGACCAAGAACTCGCCCGCGACCTCGGGTTCCTCGAAGCGTACACCATCGGTCTCGGAACGATGATCGGCGCGGGCATCTTCGTCTTACCGAGCATCGCCGCGAGGGCGGCGGGTCCGGCGAGCATGATTTCGTTCGCCATCGGCGGACTCGTTTCACTGCTCGCGGCGCTCTCTCTTTCGGAACTCGCCACGGGGATGCCCAAGGCCGGCGGAAGCTACTACTACGTAAATCGGTCGCTCGGAAGCTTCTTCGGGAGTATCGTCGGATGGGGCATGTGGGCCGGGCTGATGTTCGCGTCCGCGTTCTACATGCTCGGGTTCGGCCAGTATCTGACGTACTTCGTCCCGATGGGGGCGACCGGTGTCGCTATCGCGGCACTCGTCATGGCCGCCGTCCTGACCGGTGTGAACTACTACGGCGTCAAGGAGACCGGTACGCTCCAGAACGTCATCGTCCTCGCGCTCGTCGGACTCATCATCGTCTTCATCGTGTTCGGCGTTTTGAGCGTGGACACCGAGATGCTCACCCCGTTCTTGCCGCCCGAAGGCTGGCCCGCGGTCGCGGCCACCGCGGGGACGATTTACGTCTCGTTCATCGGATTCGAGGTCATCGCCACCAGCGCCGAGGAGATCAAGAACCCGAGCCGGAATCTGCCGCTGTCGATGATCGCGGCGGTCGTCACGCCGACGCTGATGTACGTGCTCGTGATGTTCGTCAGCACCGGCACTCTCCCCATCGACACGCTCGCCGACTTGAACATTCCAGTCGCCGTCGTGGCGGAGACCGTAATGCGCCCGTTCGGACGTATCGAAATCGGACCGATTTCGTTTTCGATGGCCGAAGCGGGTGCGTTCACGATGGTCGTCGGCGCGATGCTGGCGACGGTGTCGAGCGCCAACGCGTCCATCCTCTCTGCGGCCCGCGTCAACTTCGCCATGGGCCGGGACAAGATTCTGACTAACTGGCTCAACCAAGTTCACGACCGGTTCCGCACGCCCTACCGCGCCATCGTCGCCACCGGTGCGGTCATTCTCGTGCTCATCGCAAGTGGCGTCCCCATCGGAACGCTAGCCGAGGTCGCGTCGTTCTCGTATCTCATCACCTACTCGTTGGTCCACGTCGCCGTCGTCGTGATGCGACGAGCCGACCCGGACGACTACGACCCCGCGTTCGAGATTCCGAGCATCCTCTATCCGATCGTCCCTATCGTTGGATTCCTCGCTTGTATCGCGATTCTCCTTCAGATGAGTTGGATCGTGCAGGCCGTCGGTGTCGCAATCGTGTTGGTCGGCGTCGTCTGGTACTTCGCGTACGCCCGCCACCGAGCCATCACCGATGGACTGGTCGGAGAAGCCATCGCGGCGGAACCGACGGCCGCAGCGGACGGGAAGGGGAACTACCGGGTGGTCGTCCCCGTCGCCAACCCCGATACCGAGCGCGACCTGCTCCGGTTGGCCGCCGCGAACGCTCACGCTCACGAGGACGAACAGGCCGAAATTATCGCCGTCAACGTCATCCAAGTGCCCCAACAGACGTCGCTCTCCCAAGACGTCGAGTTCGAGGAAGAGCGCGTCCAGCGCCAACAGGAACTCCTCGACGCGGCACAGGACATCGCGGCGGACCTCGACATCGGTATCCGGACGCGAGCAATCGTCGGCCGCGACGTCGGCGACGTCGTCCTCGACGTGGTCGAGGACGAGCGTGCGGACCACGTGTTGATGGGCTGGAAGGGGACGCGGAGTGCCCGCGAACACATCCTCGGCTCGAATATCGACCAGATCGTCAAGTACGCGCCCTGTAAAGTGACACTGGCGAAGCTTGCGACGACGGAGCGCGTCGATACCGTCGAGGACGTCGTCGCACTTGCCGGAGAGGGCCCCCACGCTCCCGTGGCGGCGAGTCACGGGGCAGAACTGGTCGATACGGCTCAGGGAGCCGGTTCGCTGACGCTACTCAACGCGCAGCGACCGGACGACGACGCGGACCCGCAGGAACTGGGAGAGGCGGTAATCGAAGACGTCGCCCGACGGGCCGGTATCGAGTACGTGGACTACGAGAGCAGGGTCGTCGTCGGCGAAGACATAGAGGAGGTACTCCTCGACGCCGTCGCCGCGTACGATACGGTCTGCGTCGGTGCGACTCGATCCGGGTCGGTCTCGCAAGCGCTGTTCGGGTCGATTCCCGAGAAAATCGGCGAAGAGGTGGACGCTACCGTCGTGATGGTTCGCGGTCAGAAGGAGACGGCGCGGAGCGTCCGTCAGGGAATCATAGACCGCCTGAGCGGTTGA
- a CDS encoding universal stress protein: protein MSSQTVLIPVEFPDPDPLPSTFVEGLTGCKVVLLGVYETQDELTPDERQRREIEANQVLYTLAADFVRKGETAEVELVMGENVEGAPTTVAEERDVDALLVPNPMTTFGHVLVAIRDEKFTEPITDFLCALNQEVLLHTNLLHVAESEDDVEAGERLLSDVKQRLVAEGYSQRGIDKEVVVDSDPSFAISQAAGDNDLIVMGETQEPGVERVFGPTYESIADRTELPIIVVRDT, encoded by the coding sequence ATGTCGTCACAGACCGTGTTGATTCCAGTCGAGTTCCCGGACCCGGACCCGCTCCCCTCGACGTTCGTCGAGGGATTGACCGGTTGTAAGGTCGTCCTCCTCGGCGTCTACGAAACGCAGGACGAGTTGACGCCGGACGAGAGGCAGCGGCGCGAAATCGAGGCGAATCAGGTCCTCTACACGCTCGCGGCCGACTTCGTTCGCAAGGGTGAGACCGCCGAGGTTGAACTGGTCATGGGGGAGAACGTCGAAGGCGCACCGACGACCGTCGCCGAGGAGCGCGACGTGGACGCCCTCCTCGTCCCGAATCCGATGACGACCTTCGGTCACGTTCTCGTCGCGATCCGCGACGAGAAGTTCACGGAACCGATTACTGATTTCCTGTGCGCGTTGAATCAGGAAGTCCTTCTGCACACGAACCTCCTCCACGTCGCCGAGTCGGAAGACGACGTCGAAGCCGGAGAACGACTGCTCTCGGACGTCAAACAGCGACTCGTGGCGGAAGGCTACTCACAGCGGGGAATCGACAAAGAGGTGGTCGTCGATAGCGACCCGTCGTTTGCGATAAGCCAAGCGGCGGGGGACAACGACCTGATCGTCATGGGCGAAACGCAGGAACCGGGAGTGGAACGGGTCTTCGGACCGACGTACGAGTCGATCGCCGACCGGACGGAGCTACCCATCATCGTCGTCCGAGACACCTAG
- a CDS encoding DUF7344 domain-containing protein: MMDTDAPDVSDGHAGGSRGISPALDATLDLLSDKRRRYVLYSLREQGGAMSVEELAEQIASWENDDVDAQRVLADLYHSQLPRLDEAGAVAFDTDEDYVALTETDEMPLAAYLDLAAAEENVV, from the coding sequence ATGATGGATACGGATGCTCCGGACGTGTCCGACGGTCACGCCGGGGGGAGTCGTGGCATCTCTCCCGCACTCGACGCCACGCTCGACCTCCTCTCGGACAAGCGTCGTCGGTACGTCCTCTACTCCCTTCGAGAACAGGGCGGCGCGATGTCGGTCGAGGAACTGGCCGAACAGATCGCGTCGTGGGAGAACGACGACGTGGACGCCCAGCGCGTTCTCGCCGACCTCTACCACAGCCAACTCCCGCGCTTGGACGAAGCGGGCGCGGTCGCCTTCGACACAGACGAGGACTACGTGGCGCTCACGGAGACGGACGAGATGCCGCTCGCGGCGTATCTCGATCTCGCCGCCGCGGAAGAGAACGTGGTCTGA
- a CDS encoding DNA-3-methyladenine glycosylase family protein, which produces MTDEAIAALRGDDYLGPLVAEYGPMTIEPAENFYERFVVSILRQQVSMASAAATRERLFDRVEPTPEAMLAADPEVLRDAGLSRQKTEYVRNVAEAFLEEGYSQAYFAGVPDEEVLAELTSIKGVGAWTANMQLMFSLGRPDVFPVGDLGIRKGMERLFDAEMTRAEMVETAERWAPYRSYASLYLWRADEDITESVGEVSQR; this is translated from the coding sequence ATGACCGACGAAGCTATCGCCGCGCTCCGGGGCGACGACTACCTCGGACCGCTGGTCGCCGAGTACGGACCGATGACCATCGAACCCGCCGAGAACTTCTACGAGCGGTTCGTCGTCTCCATCCTCCGCCAGCAGGTGTCGATGGCCTCGGCCGCGGCGACGCGCGAGCGACTGTTCGACCGTGTCGAACCGACCCCCGAGGCGATGCTCGCGGCCGACCCCGAGGTCCTGCGGGACGCCGGACTCTCTCGCCAGAAGACCGAGTACGTCCGGAACGTCGCCGAGGCGTTCCTCGAAGAGGGGTACTCGCAGGCGTACTTCGCCGGCGTCCCCGACGAGGAGGTGCTGGCGGAACTCACGTCAATCAAGGGCGTCGGGGCGTGGACCGCGAACATGCAACTCATGTTCTCGCTCGGGCGACCAGACGTGTTCCCGGTCGGCGACCTCGGCATCCGGAAGGGGATGGAGCGCCTGTTCGACGCCGAGATGACTCGCGCGGAGATGGTCGAGACTGCCGAGCGGTGGGCACCGTATCGGAGTTACGCCAGCCTCTACCTCTGGCGGGCCGACGAGGACATCACCGAGAGCGTCGGCGAAGTGTCCCAGCGCTGA
- a CDS encoding RimK family alpha-L-glutamate ligase, translated as MTADGSGVRVGVLSLHNSKETKAILNAIEDLGHEPSWLREENTAIQLEDGSVELEPDVDAVANRLLLSNTEQPSEALGLAKIYDAVLPVLNDPSSVMTAIHKFSTATALADAGIPVPDALLALSNDRLNDGRDAFGEEAVYKTAIGTHGGGTWKVGPDELVNPRVGDRQAFLQELIERDDTRHRDLRVYVVGDRIVGAMNRYAPENDWRTNVALGGDVEDASDDLPREVASIAREASEVVGLDYAGVDLIEGHDGWYVLEVNPTAGFKGLYKATGKSAAPYIAQLAIERAGGTVDEGKVRDLSATLDDSVPACKPMPKETKSSEPIVIGYTEEVILSGTSGSETVVAKSDTGATRTSIDTKLAAEIGAGPIKSIAKVKSGSSKSSRSRPVVDVVVGVGGNRHTVTASIEDRGHMDYPVLLGRDILKHYQVNVQKRVDAEEETEEEEEETDVEE; from the coding sequence ATGACTGCTGACGGTTCAGGTGTGCGGGTCGGTGTGCTCAGTCTTCACAACAGTAAGGAAACGAAGGCGATTCTGAACGCTATCGAAGATCTCGGTCACGAACCGTCCTGGCTTCGGGAAGAGAACACCGCGATTCAGCTCGAAGACGGGTCCGTCGAACTCGAACCCGACGTGGACGCGGTGGCGAATCGACTTCTACTCTCGAACACCGAACAGCCTTCCGAGGCGCTCGGTCTCGCCAAAATCTACGACGCGGTGTTGCCGGTTCTGAACGACCCCAGTTCGGTCATGACCGCCATCCACAAGTTCTCGACGGCGACGGCGCTGGCCGACGCGGGGATTCCGGTCCCGGACGCGCTGCTGGCGCTGTCGAACGACCGGCTCAACGACGGTCGGGACGCGTTCGGCGAGGAGGCCGTCTACAAGACCGCTATCGGGACCCACGGCGGCGGGACGTGGAAGGTCGGCCCGGACGAACTCGTCAACCCGCGGGTCGGCGACCGCCAAGCGTTCCTCCAGGAACTCATCGAGCGCGACGACACCCGCCACCGCGACCTCCGGGTGTACGTTGTCGGCGACCGCATCGTCGGCGCGATGAACCGCTACGCGCCCGAGAACGACTGGCGGACGAACGTGGCGCTGGGCGGCGACGTGGAGGACGCGTCCGACGACCTCCCGCGAGAGGTGGCTTCCATCGCCCGCGAGGCTTCGGAAGTCGTCGGACTCGACTACGCCGGCGTGGACCTCATCGAGGGCCACGACGGCTGGTACGTCCTCGAAGTCAACCCGACCGCGGGCTTCAAGGGCCTGTACAAGGCCACCGGCAAGAGCGCCGCGCCGTACATCGCGCAACTGGCTATCGAACGCGCGGGCGGCACGGTGGACGAGGGCAAGGTGCGGGACCTGTCGGCCACGCTGGACGACTCGGTGCCCGCGTGCAAGCCGATGCCCAAGGAGACGAAATCGAGCGAACCCATCGTCATCGGCTACACCGAAGAGGTCATCCTCAGCGGGACCAGCGGCTCGGAGACGGTCGTCGCCAAATCCGACACGGGCGCGACCCGGACGAGCATCGACACCAAACTCGCAGCCGAAATCGGTGCGGGACCCATCAAGTCCATCGCCAAGGTCAAGTCGGGGTCCAGCAAGTCGAGTCGCTCGCGGCCGGTCGTGGACGTGGTGGTCGGCGTCGGCGGAAACCGCCACACCGTGACCGCGAGCATCGAGGACCGCGGGCACATGGACTACCCGGTCCTGCTCGGCCGCGACATCCTGAAGCACTATCAGGTCAACGTCCAGAAGCGCGTGGACGCCGAAGAGGAGACCGAGGAAGAGGAAGAAGAGACCGACGTCGAGGAGTAA
- a CDS encoding succinylglutamate desuccinylase/aspartoacylase family protein: MTGSEADPDAFTYNGGIVEPGETQNVRYGISETYLGDPVRIPVTIVNGAEPGPTVFLTAAAHGDELNGIEVVREVAHGWNHDDLCGTLVCMPVLNVPGFLSQERYLPIYDRDLNRSFPGRQGSTSAKRMAFQIFRNFIAPCDIGLDFHTSTRGRTNMLHVRADMADPEVSRLAKSFGSNVIISSEGPTGTLRREATDYGIPTITIEMGEAHRFQREFIDRGLEGVGSVLSEYGAHRTPSVKWPGWRTVIDDAKEKTWIRADAGGLVDMHHDRGSLVYEGDTICTITNPFKTDREPVEAPFTGLLVGVLENPVVYPGNPLCHMVELSAKTRKALKRERARSESVENTPTPASPSRR; the protein is encoded by the coding sequence ATGACCGGTTCGGAGGCTGACCCGGACGCGTTTACGTACAACGGCGGAATCGTCGAGCCGGGTGAGACCCAGAACGTTCGGTACGGCATCAGCGAGACGTATCTGGGCGACCCGGTTCGCATCCCCGTCACCATCGTTAACGGAGCCGAACCGGGGCCGACGGTGTTCCTCACGGCCGCGGCGCACGGCGACGAACTCAACGGCATCGAGGTCGTGCGGGAGGTCGCCCACGGCTGGAACCACGACGACCTCTGTGGCACGCTGGTCTGTATGCCCGTCCTGAACGTCCCCGGATTCCTCTCACAGGAGCGCTACCTCCCGATTTACGACCGGGACCTGAACCGCTCGTTCCCCGGTCGGCAGGGTTCGACCAGTGCCAAGCGCATGGCCTTCCAGATATTCCGGAACTTCATCGCGCCCTGCGACATCGGACTCGACTTCCACACGTCCACGCGCGGGCGCACGAACATGTTGCATGTGCGGGCGGACATGGCCGACCCCGAGGTTTCGAGGCTGGCCAAGTCGTTCGGTTCGAACGTCATCATCTCCTCGGAGGGGCCGACCGGCACGCTCCGCCGGGAGGCGACCGACTACGGCATCCCGACCATCACCATCGAGATGGGCGAGGCCCACCGGTTCCAGCGCGAGTTCATCGACCGCGGACTGGAGGGCGTCGGGAGCGTCCTCTCGGAGTACGGCGCCCACCGCACCCCGTCGGTGAAGTGGCCGGGCTGGCGGACCGTCATCGACGACGCCAAAGAGAAGACGTGGATTCGCGCCGACGCGGGCGGACTGGTGGACATGCACCACGACCGCGGGTCGCTGGTCTACGAGGGCGACACCATCTGCACCATCACCAACCCGTTCAAAACCGACCGGGAACCCGTCGAAGCGCCGTTTACGGGGCTGTTGGTAGGCGTCCTCGAAAATCCGGTGGTCTATCCGGGGAACCCGCTGTGTCACATGGTCGAACTCTCGGCGAAGACCCGTAAAGCCCTCAAACGCGAGCGCGCCCGGAGCGAATCGGTCGAGAACACGCCGACGCCCGCGAGTCCGAGCCGGCGGTGA
- the sdhC gene encoding succinate dehydrogenase, cytochrome b556 subunit: MSQSYNRGLVEDFGRWREFTAGMWAWIFHKFTGWVLVGYLFTHIAVLSTATTGANAYTDTIQGLESLLVVRIMEVGLLAVAVFHILNGVRLLFVDLGLGLESQDKSFYASLVVTGVIVLASIPTFLEGAF; this comes from the coding sequence ATGAGTCAATCGTACAATCGAGGCCTCGTCGAAGACTTCGGCCGGTGGCGGGAGTTCACGGCCGGGATGTGGGCCTGGATATTCCACAAGTTCACCGGGTGGGTACTCGTCGGCTACCTGTTCACTCACATCGCCGTGCTGAGTACCGCAACCACCGGTGCGAACGCGTACACGGATACGATTCAGGGGCTCGAAAGCCTGCTCGTGGTCCGGATCATGGAGGTCGGCCTGCTGGCGGTCGCCGTCTTCCACATCCTGAACGGGGTTCGCCTGCTGTTCGTGGACCTCGGACTCGGACTCGAGTCGCAAGACAAGAGCTTCTACGCATCACTCGTCGTCACGGGCGTCATCGTACTGGCGAGCATCCCGACGTTCTTGGAGGGGGCGTTCTGA
- a CDS encoding succinate dehydrogenase hydrophobic membrane anchor subunit produces MAERYSSFQSGSASWLFQRVTAAFLVVVLAFHFFLLHFMNHASEVTFAGTSARMSEWGYLVTMVLFLWTGTFHGVNGVYAALLNQGLTGTKKTAVKGILVVAGLALAAQGTYLALVMNGMV; encoded by the coding sequence ATGGCCGAGCGTTACTCCTCGTTCCAGAGCGGAAGCGCGTCGTGGCTCTTCCAGCGGGTCACGGCCGCGTTCCTCGTCGTGGTGCTGGCGTTCCACTTCTTCCTCCTGCACTTCATGAACCACGCCTCGGAGGTGACGTTCGCCGGGACGAGCGCTCGCATGAGCGAGTGGGGCTATCTCGTCACGATGGTGCTGTTCCTGTGGACCGGGACGTTCCACGGCGTCAACGGCGTCTACGCCGCACTGCTGAATCAAGGACTGACGGGTACGAAGAAGACCGCGGTCAAGGGCATCCTCGTCGTCGCCGGTCTCGCGCTGGCGGCGCAGGGCACCTACCTCGCGCTCGTCATGAACGGAATGGTGTAA